A stretch of DNA from Hoeflea ulvae:
AGGAACATCGCCGGCACGATCCAGAAAACCCCTGTGACCATGAAATAGAGCAGATGGACATACCAGGCGGATTCGGCCAGGCGATAGGTCGCAACCGTCGTCGCGACGAGCGCGTAAAGCACCGCCAGCGCCACGATGAGCGCGGCTCCGATAAGCTTTCTGAGACGGACGGGCATGAGCGGGCCTTTACTGTTCGGACTTCGACACAAAGCGTTCGGCACAATGCGCCCCGGTGAGCGGTTGCATGAGGATTTAACCGCTCTGGCGCTGAACGCAAGGGCAAGCTGACCAGCCACGCCGCGACCGCATGCCGCAAAGCTGCAGCCCTTGCCTTGCAACGGGGCGTGGTGCACATGTTCGGCACTGTTGAAAGGATCATATTGCCGATGTCCGCCACGCCCTTGACCCACTCCACTGCCGCATTATCCGACACCGGCTCCGTGATTGCCGAAGAGCAGCGCATCCGCCGCAACCGGGCTGCGCAGCGTATCTGGCTCGGCCTGGTTCTGGCAGCAATCTTCGCCCTGATCCTGGTTGGTGGAGCCACGCGACTGACCGATTCGGGTCTGTCGATTACACAGTGGAAGCCGATCCATGGCGTGATTCCGCCGCTGAGCGAGATGGAATGGCAGGAGGAGCTCGAACTCTACCGCCAGATCCCAGAATACCAGCTGATCAACAAGGGCATGAGCCTGGACGAGTTCAAGACCATCTACTGGTGGGAATGGGCGCACCGGTTCCTGGCCCGTGGCGTCGGCGTGTTGTTCGGCATCCCGTTCCTGATCTTCCTGGCAACAGGGCGCGTGGAAAAGCGCCTGCGCTGGCCGCTGTTCGGACTGCTGGTCCTGGGCGGCCTGCAAGGCGCCGTGGGCTGGTGGATGGTGGCTTCGGGTCTGGTGGACCGCGTCGATGTCAGCCAGTACCGGCTCGCCACCCATTTGACGCTGGCCTGTCTGATCTTTGCAGCCATTGTCTGGGTGATGCGCGGGCTTGCGCCGCATTCCGCCGATCCGGTGCCGAGCATCGGACTGAAGCGCGGGGCAGGGGCGCTGACGGGGCTTGTGCTGGTGCAGATCTATCTCGGCGGCCTTGTTGCCGGTCTCGATGCCGGTCTGGCGTCCAGCACCTGGCCGTTGATGAATGGCGCACTGGTGCCCGAGGGCCTGCTGGAGATCATGCCGGCCTGGCGCAATTTCTTCGAGAATGAACTGACGGTGCAGTTCGTCCACCGCCTTGGCGGCTATCTGCTGTTCGCGTTGGCGCTGTGGCACATGGTGGCATCGATTGTTCATGGCCGCGGCACCACCCACTGCCGTCGCGCGGTGGTGCTGTTTGGTCTGGTGACCATCCAGGCGCTGATCGGCATTGTTGTGATCCTGGGCCAGGTGCCGTTCGGCTGGGCGCTGGTGCACCAGGGCTGGGCCATTGTCGTGCTCGGTTTCGCGGTCGCCCACTGGCGTGGCTTTTACGGCGCCTATCCGATGGAAACCAGGATCCGTCTCAGGAGTTGACCGGACCGCGCTGTCGGGAGACGGTGCAAGCGCAACACCACCTTCAATGAAAGGAGAGTGCAATGGCGCTTTTCAAGCTGTCCCGTCATCGCCGCTATGTCTCCGACGAAAAATATTATGCCTGGTTTGAACTCGCCTACACAACTGTCGATGTCTGCGCTGCCTTGTTGTTCGTGGTGGGATCGATCATGTTCTTCTCTACGGAATGGCTGACAACCGGCACCTGGTGCTTTCTGATCGGTTCGCTCTGCTTCGCACTGAAGCCGACACTGCGCATCATCCGGGAACTCCGCTACGTCAGAGACAATGATCTGGAAGATCTCGCCAAGCGGTTTGAGAGCGATTCCTGATCCGCATATCTGCTTCTACCAGGCCGCCAAGAGTTTCACTGTTCCTGCCTTCCTTGATGCGGATCAAGGTTTGGCCTGCCGGATGGCCGTAACCTCAAACACGAACCCATGAAATTTCGGGCGATGTCCTGCTGGCGGACCTGTTGCACTGGTTTTGTCGCAAGGATGCCAGTCCGGACGAGCTAGGAGACGAGTTCTTATGCTGGAATATGCTGTCGAGGCCCGCCGCATCAACAAGCACGGCAGCGTCGCGAAAACCAAGGATGCAGAGATCACACTTGATACCGACGTTGCTGGCCGGGATGATGCATTCAATCCGGCGGAACTCCTGCTCGCGGCGATTTCGGCCTGCATGATCAAGGGGATCGAGCGCGTCGCGCCGATCACAAAATTCGAGTATCGCGGCATCGAGGTGCGGCTCAAGGGCAAGCGCCAGGATAGCCCGCCATTCATGGCGGAAATCACCTATGAACTGATCATAGACACCGACGAAGACGACCATCGACTGGAACTCATTCATTCCAACGTGCGCAAGTATGGCACGATTTACAACACCATAGCCGCCGCGACGAAGCTCGAGGGGATCGTCAGGCGCAAGACGGATTGAACTGCCGGCAGGTGCCCGTTTCGGTCCCTGCAAAACCAGTCCGATGCCTGCTGCGCCTCCGTCAGGCGCCGATCATCAGATCGAGGTTCTGCACTGCAGCACCGGATGCCCCTTTGCCGAGATTGTCCAGCGACGCCACCAGATTGACCTGGCCCGTGCCTTCAACACCGCAGACATAGAGCTTCATATTGTTGGTGCCGACCAGTTCTTCCGGATCAAGCCGGGCTAGACCGGCACTGTCCGCAAGAGACACGACGCTGACTGCACCGCCCTGGGAATAATGCGTCTCGAGCGCCGAATGGACCTCCGCCATCGACGGATTGCCCGTCATCAGCTCGAGATGCAGCGGAACATTGACCAGCATGCCCTGCGCGAAGCG
This window harbors:
- a CDS encoding OsmC family protein, whose amino-acid sequence is MLEYAVEARRINKHGSVAKTKDAEITLDTDVAGRDDAFNPAELLLAAISACMIKGIERVAPITKFEYRGIEVRLKGKRQDSPPFMAEITYELIIDTDEDDHRLELIHSNVRKYGTIYNTIAAATKLEGIVRRKTD
- a CDS encoding COX15/CtaA family protein codes for the protein MSATPLTHSTAALSDTGSVIAEEQRIRRNRAAQRIWLGLVLAAIFALILVGGATRLTDSGLSITQWKPIHGVIPPLSEMEWQEELELYRQIPEYQLINKGMSLDEFKTIYWWEWAHRFLARGVGVLFGIPFLIFLATGRVEKRLRWPLFGLLVLGGLQGAVGWWMVASGLVDRVDVSQYRLATHLTLACLIFAAIVWVMRGLAPHSADPVPSIGLKRGAGALTGLVLVQIYLGGLVAGLDAGLASSTWPLMNGALVPEGLLEIMPAWRNFFENELTVQFVHRLGGYLLFALALWHMVASIVHGRGTTHCRRAVVLFGLVTIQALIGIVVILGQVPFGWALVHQGWAIVVLGFAVAHWRGFYGAYPMETRIRLRS
- a CDS encoding DUF2842 domain-containing protein → MPVRLRKLIGAALIVALAVLYALVATTVATYRLAESAWYVHLLYFMVTGVFWIVPAMFLIRWMEGPAKPKQP
- a CDS encoding YrhK family protein is translated as MALFKLSRHRRYVSDEKYYAWFELAYTTVDVCAALLFVVGSIMFFSTEWLTTGTWCFLIGSLCFALKPTLRIIRELRYVRDNDLEDLAKRFESDS